From the genome of Streptomyces ficellus:
GGCCCCCGGCGTGTGGGGCCCTGGGACGCCGGACGCGATACCCGACGTGTCGGCTGCCCGCACGCCGGGCGCGTCGGCCGTCGCGACGCCGTACGCGTCCGGAGCCTCGACGGCCCGCGGGCTGGTCGGGGCGCCGGCCGTCCACAGGGCGGTGGCCGCACGCCGTAGCTGGGCCAGTCCCTCGCGCTGCGCGGAGTTGGCGGCCACCACCAGGTGGTCCCGCCCGGCCAGCGTGTCCCCCACGAGGGAACCGAGCTGCCCGGGGCCCGCCTGGACGAAGACGCGGAACCCCGCCTCGTACAACGCCTCGGTCAGCCCGCGGAAGCGGACCGGTTCGAGCAGGTGGCGTACGAACAGCTCCCGGACGCCCGCCTCGTCGTCCGGATACGGCGCCCCCGTCGTGGCGGACCAGACGGGGGTGTGCGGGGTGCGCAGCGGCAGCCGTTCGGCGGCCTGCCGGAACGGCCCGAGGCACGGCGCGAGCATCGGCGTGTGGAAGCCGGAGCGGAACGGCAGCGTGCGTACCAGTATCCCCTCGGCGCGCAAACCGGCAGCGAACCGCTCCACCGCCGTGGGCGGTCCGCAGACCATGGACTGGTTGGGCGCGTTGTCGTGCGAGACGACCACATCCGGGTGGTTCCCCGCGGCCAGCAGCCCGGCCACCCGTCCGGCGGGCGCGCCGACGGCCGCGTACGCCAGGTCGGCCGCCCGGACGGTCTCCGGGTCGAGGGCGGCCATGAACGCGTCCACCGCCTCCTCCTCGTACAGCCCGCCCGCGGCCATCGCCGTCCACTCCCCGACGCTGTGTCCGGCGACCGCGTCCGGGACGACGCCGATGCGGCGCAGCGCCGTGTCCATCAGTCGGCCGACGGCGACGACACCGAGCCCGTGCCGGCCCAACCCGCCCGGCCCGGCCAACCCGCCCGGTCCGGCCTGGCCCTCAGGACCCTGGTCGCGGTGGGTCTCGGGTCCGGCAGGCGGGCGCGACAGGCCGAACCGGGCGGCGACGTCGTCGACCCGCGGAGCGAACCCGGCCTCCAGACCAGGGAACAGGAAGGCCGTCCTGCCGGTCTCGGCCGCGCCGGCACCGAGCAGCGGCCGCGGCCGGAACCAGACGTCGCCGCGCCCGTGCCAGGGTTCGCCCTGGGCCAGGGCCCGCCGGGCGAGGGCGAGCCGCTTGGGGGTGGGGCCGACGACGCCCAGCCGTACCGGCCCGGCGTCCGCGTCGGCCGGACGCTCGTCCACTCCTCCTGACGCCGCATGCGCGTCCAGAAGGCCGGCGAGGGCGTCGGGCGTCGCCGCGGCCAGGAGCAGCACCCGCTCGGGCTCCTGAACGACTGCCCGATGCGCGGCCCGCCCCCGAGCCTGTTCCGGGGCCTGTTCGAGGACGACGTGCGCGTTGATCCCGCCGAAACCGAACGCGTTGACCGCCGCCCGGCGCGGCGCGCCGTCCGCCCCGTTCGCCCCGGCCGCCTCCCAGGGGGCCGCCCGTGCCAGCGGCCGGAAACGGGTCTCGGCCAGCGCCGGATGCGGGTCCTCGCAGTGCAGCGTCGGCAGCAGTACGCCGTGGTGGACGGCGAGCGCAGCCTTGACGAGACCGGCGACCCCGGCGGCGGGCATGGCGTGCCCGATCATGGACTTCACCGAACCGATCACGGGCCGGTGCTCCGGCCGCCCGGCGTCGCCGTCACCCGTCGCCGGTCCGAACACCGCGCGTATGGTGGCCAGTTCGGCGGAGTCGCCCGCCGGGGTGGCCGTACCGTGCGCCTCCAGCAGCCCCAGGGAGCCGGGCGCCGCGGGATCCAGCCCGGCGGCCCGCCAGGCCGCCCGCACCGCTCGTGCCTGCCCGGCCGGGTCGGGGTTCACCAGGCTGGAGGTACGGCCGTCGCTGCTGATCCCGGTGCCGCGGATCACCGCGTACACCCGGTCGCCGTCGCGCTGCGCGTCGGCCAGGCGCTTGAGCACCACCACACCCGTGCCCTCACCGATGAGGAGCCCGTCGGCCCCGCGGTGGAAGGGACGGATCCGCTCGCTGGGGGACAGGGCGCGCAACTGCGAGAACACACTCCACAGGGTGATGTCGTGGCAGTGGTGCACGCCCCCGGCCAGCATCAGGTCACACCGGCCGGCGGTCAGCTCGGCGACCGCCTGGTCCACGGCCAGCAGCGACGACGCGCACGCGGCGTCCACCGTGTACGCGGGCCCCCGCAGGTCGAGACGGTTGGCGACCCGGGACGCGACGAGGTTGGGCACCAGGCCGATGGCGTCCTCCGGCCGGTCGGGACCGAGGCGTTCGGTGAACGCCGCCCGCACCCGTTCCAGCTGGTCCGGATCCAGGCCGGGAACCAGTTCGCCGAGGGTGTGCACCAACTGGCGGGCGGTGCGCACCCGTTGGTCCAGGCGGGCCAGACCGGGCGTGAGGTACCCGCCCCGCCCGAGCACGATGCCGGTACGGTCGCGGTCCGGCAGCCGGTCGGTGCCCCCCGCGTCGGCCAGCGCGTTCGCGGCCACGTGGAGCGCGATCAGCTGGTCCGGCTCGGTACCGGGTACGGAGTGCGGCATCACGCCCAGGCGGGTGACGTCCACCTCGGCGACCGCGTCGACGAACGCGCCCCGCCGGCAGTAGACCCGGTCGGCCGCCGCCGGCTCCGCCGCGCTCCCCGGCCGGTAGTAGGCGGCGTCCCAGCGTCCGGGCGGGACCTCACCGATGACGTCGACGCCCGCGCACAGGTTGCGCCAGTAGGCGGCCAGGTCGGGAGCGCCCGGCAGCAGCACGGCCATGCCGGTGATGGCCACCGGGACGGCGGCGGTGCGGCCCTGGCGCGTGCCGGCGGAGGTGCCGCCTCCGTACGCGGGGGCGGTGGCGCCGGGCCCGTACGGGATGGCGGGGGTGCCGCCTCCGTGTGACGACGCGGGACGGCTCACCTCACCACTCCGAGGCGGTCAGGACGACGGCACGTTCCGCCGGGTCGCCCCAGGCCAGCTCCCGCAACAGGGCCAGGGCGCCCTCCTCCGGATCGATCAGGCGGACTCCGCGCCGGGCGTAGTGGCGGGCCAGCTCCGGGCCGACCATGCCGCCGTGGTCCTCCGAGGGCGCCCACGGCCCCCAGTGCACGGTCAGCGCCCGCCGCCCGGTGCGGGCCGCCCAGGCGGCGCCGTACGCCTCCAGCGCGTCGTTGGCCGCCGCGTAGTCGGCCTGGCCCCGGCTGCCGAGGACGGCCGCCACACTGCCGAACAGGACGACGAAGGAGGGGAGTTCGGCCGCCGGCAACTGCTCCACCGCCGTGAGCAGCGCGGCCGCGCTCTCCGTCTTGGTGCCGTGGACGCTACGGAAGGACGCCTCCGACTTGTCCTCGATCAGCCGGTCCTCGATCACCCCGGCGGCGTGGATCACCCCGTCGACGCGGCCGTGCTCGGCGTGGATCTCCTTGACGGCCTGGAGCACGGCCGCCGCGTCGCGGCAGTCGGTACCGCGGTACCCGGCCCGGCCGCCGGACGCCCGTACGGCTTCCAGCGTCGCGCTCACCTCCCGCTGGGCCAGTACCAGGTCGGCGGCACGGTCCACCGCGGCCGGCGAGTCGTGGCGCCCGGTCTCGGCGAGCACCCGGCGCAGTGCGGCGCGGTCGCGTGCGGCGGCGGTCACCGGGTCCTCCGGCCCGGTGGGCAGCGGCGTACGGCCGAGGAGCTCGATCCGGCACCGCGCGGCGGCCGCCAGCACGGTCACGCACCGCGCGGTGATCCCACGGGCCCCGCCGGCGACGACCACGACGCTGTCGCGGTCCAGCCCCAGGGCCAGCGCCTCCGCGGCGCCCTCGCCGGCCGGGCCCGCGCCGGTACCCGCGAGCGGGCCGAGCGGTGCCTCGACGAGCCGCGGCACGAAGCGTCCGCCGGGCGCGCGCACCACGACGGGCTCGGGCTCGGAGCCGTCCGTGGGCAGTTCCTCCAGCAGCGCGGCCGCCGCTCCGGCCGGCCCGTCCGCTCCACCGGGATCGAGCGCGACGCAGCGCACCACGACGCCGGGGTACTCGCGGGCGGCGGTCCGTATCAGCCCGTCCGTCCCGGCCGCCCTGGCGCCGTGCCCCGCCTCCCGGACGACCAGCAGACGACCCGGGGCACCCCGCAGGGCATCCCGTACGACGCGGAACCCGGCCGGCAGGAACGGCGGCCCGTCGTCCTCGCCGAGTGCGCCCAGCACGACGACGCCGTCCGTACGCCCCTCCGCCACGCCCGCCAGGTCCTCGTCGGCCGTCACCACCTGCGCGCCCCGCACGGCGAGCAGCGCCCGCAGCTCCGCGGCGGTCCCGCGCCGGTCCCCGGCACCGTCGCCGAGCAGTACCCACCGGGTGCCGGTGAGGTCCGCCCCCGCACCGGCGGTGCTCGCCGCCGCGGTGCGCACCACCCGGTACCGCCTCGGGGCGGTCACAACCAGCTCGTCGGCCTCCGTTCCGGCTCCCGGCGACGCGGTTCCCGAGTCCGGTGCGACGGTGGGTCTCGCGCCGCTGGGTACGTGGTTCCTCGCAGGACTTGTACGGACCGGGGCCGCGAATGGGGCGGGCCGTTCCTCGGGCGGTCCTGCGAGCGGGGCGTAGGCCGTCGCGCGGGTCACCAGCCACCGGGCGATCTCCGACGCCGTCCGCGCCCGTGTCAGTTCCTCCAGCTCGGCGTCGTCCAGCGCCGCCGGCAGGGAGCCGCCCGAACCGCCGAGCCGGCGCGCCAGTTCGCCCGCGATCTCGGCCCGCTTGATCGAGTCGACGCTCAGGTCGGCCTCCAGGTCGAGCCCCGGCTCGACCATGTCCAGGGGATAGCCGGTGCGTTCGCTGATCAGCTCAAGTACGGCCGACAGCACCGATTCCTCGGTGAGGCCCACCGACTCGGACCCGGGCTCGGCAACGTGTGCGGCGGCCGGTTCCGGCTCCGGTTCCGGCACGGGCATCGATGGCTGCACCGGGACAGGTGCCGGCACCTGTGCAGGCATCTGAGTCCGCATCTGCGCCTGCGTCCGCATCTGCGCCTGCGCCGGCGCTGGTGCCGGCGACGACGCCGTCCCGCCCGGCACGCCGCCGAAGTAGGCCAGCAGGACGTCGCGCTGCGCGGCGATCATCTCGCGGCTGCTGCGCAGGAATTCGGCGATCAGCGCGTCCGGCGCGCCGGATGACGCGTCACCGGATGCCGCTGCACCGTACGGCGCCTCACCGGGGGGTGTCGTCACGGGGGCCTCCACTCGTCGGGCGGGCGCGAGGGCGCCGGCCAGCGGTTCGCCGGAGGCGGTACGGACGAGGTGTCCGTCCACGGTCCAGCCGGGCGTGCGGGTGCGCGGGGTGGCGGCGCGGTCGATGTCGACGGCGTCCCGCCCGCGGAACATCCAGTCGTTCACCACCGGCAGCCCGGCGACCGCCAGCCGGGCGAGAGCGTCGAGAAGGCCGGCCAGACCGCTGCCGACGCGCGGTTCGCACGCGGCGACCTGGTGCGGCCTCTCACCCAGGACGTCCGCGACGAGCCGCGTCAGCACCCTTCCGGGCCCGACCTCGACGAAGGTCCTGGCCCCGGCGTCGTACATCGCCTCGATCTGCGCCGCGAACCGCACCGGCGCCCCGATCTGCGCGGCGAGTTCCTCCCGCACCTCCTGCGGGCCGGCCGCGTAGGGGCGGGCGGTACGGTTGGCCCACACCGGGAACTCCGCTTCGTACAGCGGCTGTTCCTCCAGGACCCGGCCGAAGTCGGGACCCGCCGCGGCCACGACCGGGCTGTGGAAGGCGCACGCCACCGGCAGCCGCTTCACACCGAGACCGGCGTCCCGCAACCGGCGTACCGCGGTCTCCACCCCCTGCGTCGGTCCCGACAGGACGCTCTGCCGCGGGGCGTTGTGATTGGCGACCACCAGCCCGTCCGGCAGCGGCGGGCCGCCCAGCACCCGCTCGACGTCCTCCGGCGCGGCGGCCACCGCCGCCATGGCGCCGGGGTCGTCACCGGCGGCGTCCAGAATGGCCGTGGCGCGGGCGGCACTCAGCCGCGGCAGGTCCCCGGGGTCGATGACACCCGCGGCGCACAGGGCGACCAGCTCGCCGTAGCTGTGGCCGGCGGCCATGTCGGGTCGTATCCCGCAGCGGGTGAGCACGTCGTACGCCGCCAGCTCCACCATGCCGAGGGCCGGCTGCGCGGCCCGTGTGTCGGTGAGGGCCCGCCGCGCCTCCTCGCGGCCGGCGTCGTCGAAGGCGGCGGGCGGGTACAGCGCCCGGACGGCCCGGGCGGCCCGCGCGTCGTCCGCGTCGGTGGCGAGCAGCCGGCCGAGGTCGGGGAAGGTGGTGAAGAGGTGGGCCGACATCCCGGGCCGCTGGCTGCCCTGACCGGGGAAGAGGAACGCGGTACGCCCGTCCGGCTCCGCCCCTCCCTCGGCCGCCAGGTACACGCCGGCCCCCGCACCCGAACCCGTACCAGTACCTCTGTCCGCGCCCGCCCCCGCGGACGTCCCCGCGCCCGGCCCTCCGTCTGCCTCCGCTTCGACGGTCGGTTCCACGGCCGCGCGCAGCCGCCGGCACAGGTCCTCCGTGTCGGTGGCCACGAAGGCGATCCGGACGGGCCCGCGTGCCCGCGCGGCGCGGTGGGACGCGGTCGCGGCCAGGTCGCGCAGCCGCCACGGGGCGTCACCGCCGACGGCCGCCGTGGCCAGGTCCAGCAGACCGGCGGCGGCGCGGCGGGCGGACGCCGGGTCGGCGCCCCGGAACAGGAACAGCTCGGCGGGCCACGCGTCCCGGGAGTGCGCGGGCGGCGGACCGTCCCCCGCGTGGGCGGCCAGCACGGCGTGGAAGTTGGTGCCGCCGAAGCCGAAGGCGCTGACCCCCGCGTACCTCCGCTCGGGGGCGGCCGTCCAGGGCAGGGCCTCCCGGTGGAAGACGAAGGGGCTGTCACCGTTTCGCCAGGCGGAGTTCGGCCGCTCGAGGTGCAGGGTGGGCGGACGCACTCCGGTGTACAGGGCGAGTGCGGTCTTGATGAGCCCGGCCAGTCCCGCCGCGCACTTCGTGTGCCCGATCTGGGACTTCACCGATCCGAGCACACAGCTCCCGCGGCGGGCACCCGCCTCGGTGAAGAGGTCCGTGAGGACCGCCAGTTCGGTGCGGTCGCCGACCACGGTGCCGGTGCCGTGCGCCTCCACCAGACCGACCTCGGCGGGGGAGACGCCGGCGCTCCGGTAGGCACGGTCCAGGGCGGCCCGCTGGCCCTCCGGCCGTGGCGCGGTCAGGCCGAGGGAGCGGCCGTCGCTGGACGCGCCGACGCCCTTGATGACCGCGTACACCCGGTCCCCGTCCCGCTCGGCGTCCGCGAGACGCTTGAGGACGACGCAGGCGACGCCCTCCCCGAGGGCGATCCCATCGGCGGACCGGTCGAAGGCGCGGGAGCGGCCGGTCGGGGACAGGGCGTGCACGGAGGTGAAGAGGGCGTAGTCATTGATGCCGTTGTGCAGGTCGGCGCCACCGCACAGCATGACGTCGCTGGTGCCCAGGACGAGTTCCTTGCAGGCCACGTCCACGGCCGCCAGCGAGGAGGCGCAGGCGGCGTCCACGGTGTAGTTGGGGCCGCGCAGGTCGAGACGGTTGGCCACCCGGCCGGCGACGACGTTGGCGAGCAGCCCGGGGAAGGTGTCCTCGGTGAGCCGGGGCAGTTGCTCGTCCAGACCGGCGGGCACGTGCCCGTAGTAGGAGGGCAGGACGGCGCGCAGGGTGGAGGCGTTGGACAGGTCGCTTCCGGCCTCGGCGCCGAACACCACACCGGTCCGCGTACGGTCGAAGGCGCGGCCGTACTCGCCGTATCCGGCGTCCTCCAGGGCGCGCCGGGACGCTTCGAGCGCGAGCAGCTGGACGGGCTCGATGCTGCCCAGAGACGCCGGTGGAATGCCGTAGCGCAGCGGGTCGAACGGGATGCGTGGCAGGAACCCGCCCCACCGGGACGAGCTGGCCGCAGCGGCGCCGTCCGGACCGGCGGCGCAGTGCACGGCGGGATCCCACCGCTCCCGGGGCACTTCGGTCACGGCGTCACGGCCGTCCAGCACCTGCGCCCAGTAGGCGGCCAGGTCGGGCGCCTGGGGAAACATGCAGGCCATGCCGACGACGGCCACGTCGAGCGGAGCGGCCACCGGGACGCCGCCCTCGGCCCGCTCGGTGCCCCGCACCGACCTCGCGGGGGCGTGTGACACCGCCTCCACGGCGCCCTGAACCG
Proteins encoded in this window:
- a CDS encoding type I polyketide synthase, with the protein product MAVLLPGAPDLAAYWRNLCAGVDVIGEVPPGRWDAAYYRPGSAAEPAAADRVYCRRGAFVDAVAEVDVTRLGVMPHSVPGTEPDQLIALHVAANALADAGGTDRLPDRDRTGIVLGRGGYLTPGLARLDQRVRTARQLVHTLGELVPGLDPDQLERVRAAFTERLGPDRPEDAIGLVPNLVASRVANRLDLRGPAYTVDAACASSLLAVDQAVAELTAGRCDLMLAGGVHHCHDITLWSVFSQLRALSPSERIRPFHRGADGLLIGEGTGVVVLKRLADAQRDGDRVYAVIRGTGISSDGRTSSLVNPDPAGQARAVRAAWRAAGLDPAAPGSLGLLEAHGTATPAGDSAELATIRAVFGPATGDGDAGRPEHRPVIGSVKSMIGHAMPAAGVAGLVKAALAVHHGVLLPTLHCEDPHPALAETRFRPLARAAPWEAAGANGADGAPRRAAVNAFGFGGINAHVVLEQAPEQARGRAAHRAVVQEPERVLLLAAATPDALAGLLDAHAASGGVDERPADADAGPVRLGVVGPTPKRLALARRALAQGEPWHGRGDVWFRPRPLLGAGAAETGRTAFLFPGLEAGFAPRVDDVAARFGLSRPPAGPETHRDQGPEGQAGPGGLAGPGGLGRHGLGVVAVGRLMDTALRRIGVVPDAVAGHSVGEWTAMAAGGLYEEEAVDAFMAALDPETVRAADLAYAAVGAPAGRVAGLLAAGNHPDVVVSHDNAPNQSMVCGPPTAVERFAAGLRAEGILVRTLPFRSGFHTPMLAPCLGPFRQAAERLPLRTPHTPVWSATTGAPYPDDEAGVRELFVRHLLEPVRFRGLTEALYEAGFRVFVQAGPGQLGSLVGDTLAGRDHLVVAANSAQREGLAQLRRAATALWTAGAPTSPRAVEAPDAYGVATADAPGVRAADTSGIASGVPGPHTPGAPFADASGRARPHGTRPGARAGRPVRLDLDGALVTLPPSARPPLTPVPSPAAVSTGPDAIRLAADVPAAGPGDSPQPAGPGGTPGTVHRTAHVSVGTPPAGPAHPAAATGPVAAELAALLEETAQAAATLLAAARSSVPVHQPTGTPTPLAHGHDRRDGPGRMALVPPGPEPAAPAARPGNGAAAVRPDGGPTRHETVRVAVEDMPYLLDHCFFPQRANWPDVTDRWPVVPATTIVAHLMAAAERAVPGQVAVAVHDACFDRWLTAAEPVAVPVAVTRCAPDRVAVSFGPHARAVVELAARHPGAPLPPAPPDPSSERVPDHTAEQVYRERWMFHGPAFQGMTSLSAIGDRHVRATLTTPPAPGALLDNVGQVLGYWIMATRADRTVVFPVRMRRMRFFGPHPRPGTPVECLVRIVSLTDTVLEADAVLTVAGRVWAELSGWQDRRFDNDPHTRPVERFPERNTLSVTGPGGWSLVFERWPDLASRELIMRNALGGPERAAYAARPPRGRRQWLLGRIAAKDAVRRLLWDAGEGPVFPAELMVVNEPSGRPGVTGRHGRTLPPLEVSLAHRAEAGVALVRPARPPEGTGGGDARAYRTGPGIDIEEITVPDEATVATALGEDERSLLAVCQADSGEPPELWFTRFWAAKEAVAKAEGTGFAGRPRDFAVTAAEPDRLTVRVQRPRTPDVPDVHDVPDAAHAAYAAHATDAPARVYQVRCAEVANPPGLPPRAYVVAWTTGPDPEPPGPGTDHDEGDES
- a CDS encoding type I polyketide synthase, coding for MTSAAHVLNPVIGLTPFGDPDARLAAAITRGGGLGVLDLGNGDRAARAALGDLRGWLPGRYGVRIGPHCRLRPEDTAGLLGGRGGPRTVLLGAGAAVRTGDLPPGVRVLAEVTGLAEARAALADGAHGLIARGSECGGRIGELSTFVLLQQLLDVLGPFPDGPPVWACGGMAPGTAAAAVVGGAAGVVLDTQLALLAESALPASVRAVLRSLDGSETTVMGGHRFLHRPGPGGPPVAELPEGEIAALLGGRDPDSRLLPVGQDAFLAADFADRYGDAAGAVRAVTEAVVAATGDGTAARGLGTGSPMSRALGTPLPVAQGPMTRVSDGAGFARAVSDAGALPFLALALAGREQADALLAEAATALDGRPWGVGILGFAPEDTRTAQLDAVRAHRPTHAVIAGGRPSQARALEADGIRTFLHVPSPGLLRQYLGQGARRFVFEGAECGGHVGPRNSFPLWEAQTGVLLDHLRDDPDAAPHIEVFFAGGVHDARSAAMVAALATPLTARGCAVGVLMGTAYLFTREAVDHGAVRPLFQRQVLAAEATTLLHTAPGHATRCVPSPFSDGFHDLAANLRAQGLGDREVWERLERLNVGRLRLASKGVERTGPGAPVPVDEERQYAEGMFMAGEVAVLRDATTTVAALHTAVTDEAAAFLDRRRAALRARDASRGAGGAAVQGAVEAVSHAPARSVRGTERAEGGVPVAAPLDVAVVGMACMFPQAPDLAAYWAQVLDGRDAVTEVPRERWDPAVHCAAGPDGAAAASSSRWGGFLPRIPFDPLRYGIPPASLGSIEPVQLLALEASRRALEDAGYGEYGRAFDRTRTGVVFGAEAGSDLSNASTLRAVLPSYYGHVPAGLDEQLPRLTEDTFPGLLANVVAGRVANRLDLRGPNYTVDAACASSLAAVDVACKELVLGTSDVMLCGGADLHNGINDYALFTSVHALSPTGRSRAFDRSADGIALGEGVACVVLKRLADAERDGDRVYAVIKGVGASSDGRSLGLTAPRPEGQRAALDRAYRSAGVSPAEVGLVEAHGTGTVVGDRTELAVLTDLFTEAGARRGSCVLGSVKSQIGHTKCAAGLAGLIKTALALYTGVRPPTLHLERPNSAWRNGDSPFVFHREALPWTAAPERRYAGVSAFGFGGTNFHAVLAAHAGDGPPPAHSRDAWPAELFLFRGADPASARRAAAGLLDLATAAVGGDAPWRLRDLAATASHRAARARGPVRIAFVATDTEDLCRRLRAAVEPTVEAEADGGPGAGTSAGAGADRGTGTGSGAGAGVYLAAEGGAEPDGRTAFLFPGQGSQRPGMSAHLFTTFPDLGRLLATDADDARAARAVRALYPPAAFDDAGREEARRALTDTRAAQPALGMVELAAYDVLTRCGIRPDMAAGHSYGELVALCAAGVIDPGDLPRLSAARATAILDAAGDDPGAMAAVAAAPEDVERVLGGPPLPDGLVVANHNAPRQSVLSGPTQGVETAVRRLRDAGLGVKRLPVACAFHSPVVAAAGPDFGRVLEEQPLYEAEFPVWANRTARPYAAGPQEVREELAAQIGAPVRFAAQIEAMYDAGARTFVEVGPGRVLTRLVADVLGERPHQVAACEPRVGSGLAGLLDALARLAVAGLPVVNDWMFRGRDAVDIDRAATPRTRTPGWTVDGHLVRTASGEPLAGALAPARRVEAPVTTPPGEAPYGAAASGDASSGAPDALIAEFLRSSREMIAAQRDVLLAYFGGVPGGTASSPAPAPAQAQMRTQAQMRTQMPAQVPAPVPVQPSMPVPEPEPEPAAAHVAEPGSESVGLTEESVLSAVLELISERTGYPLDMVEPGLDLEADLSVDSIKRAEIAGELARRLGGSGGSLPAALDDAELEELTRARTASEIARWLVTRATAYAPLAGPPEERPAPFAAPVRTSPARNHVPSGARPTVAPDSGTASPGAGTEADELVVTAPRRYRVVRTAAASTAGAGADLTGTRWVLLGDGAGDRRGTAAELRALLAVRGAQVVTADEDLAGVAEGRTDGVVVLGALGEDDGPPFLPAGFRVVRDALRGAPGRLLVVREAGHGARAAGTDGLIRTAAREYPGVVVRCVALDPGGADGPAGAAAALLEELPTDGSEPEPVVVRAPGGRFVPRLVEAPLGPLAGTGAGPAGEGAAEALALGLDRDSVVVVAGGARGITARCVTVLAAAARCRIELLGRTPLPTGPEDPVTAAARDRAALRRVLAETGRHDSPAAVDRAADLVLAQREVSATLEAVRASGGRAGYRGTDCRDAAAVLQAVKEIHAEHGRVDGVIHAAGVIEDRLIEDKSEASFRSVHGTKTESAAALLTAVEQLPAAELPSFVVLFGSVAAVLGSRGQADYAAANDALEAYGAAWAARTGRRALTVHWGPWAPSEDHGGMVGPELARHYARRGVRLIDPEEGALALLRELAWGDPAERAVVLTASEW